The following are encoded in a window of Fibrobacter sp. UWR4 genomic DNA:
- a CDS encoding glycoside hydrolase family 9 protein, translating to MPLKKNLAAVLMAATTIVAAATQEQPTPYDLIRPVWPLTWDESVFDRYDTTVTTKHNMVPKKRTPASFLPNTFIPDTLNQAYLDAMNVKMSPIRVNQAGYMESDMERQFYYVGSATTFEIVDIDGNSLSPKVTGNFKSSGQSISSDWTIIAGTNAATNDQKRYQVDITGQSGMVQIGNIPTAGLATDTRYRIKVGNDISSTFIISNRVYSMVRSAALRFYGINRSGNGESWFHGPSHTLDGGGPVVTGADDVRGPFNQSLAGTLEGGYYDCGDHLKESQTQMYAFMVAAVMAAANPDADEDVYAYNQGETVNTDGIPDMLREAKHGADFVLRAYNRAKGVIDDMALSVGNFGSDHGWWGRPENQDKLPIDNSAAATDRGGPSSRTVRLGEIGANIGGETAAGLAILSKNYREFDAAFADSCLMVAEKMYDFAKALATGKSTYDGGKPFVNNKEAAGWSSPAYNGNNEYFDDMALASVALWYATGKKEYADDAIRSRTLGTTVPQSFMENCVGCFEGGWFVTDNKGFLKNHKNTSWANAYAYATYALYKLILADKNKALTEYGLTEKEWQDAIEDCVMSMIHNLNDVSAGTATITLPSKDPANYMVQSIGWKGNSVSYDPLWYSMQTDQTWIYNRYQAGNIFEVLAYADVAKDIQEKGIVLPNLGSPDWKADEMHQLGINQLNYLLGVNPWDVSYILGIGDKNDNHPHHRAANPEGKNQPGANYKYNPPVGALYGGVTPGLTNSMVPDNKSWEDYHKSETCIDAAATLVSSGALAAAKFDRTEAPKVNVEIRHVSMDSAIVMVKLSNRGTATIVYGTAEGSYTMTASDDEKGMQHEIILRGLDNGTTYYFYAIGVNAYVETNYTEKFMVDSTKAPYTFTTLNTVEAAEINNVTVCNLQGDSAEIMWYTPNGEYESKIYWDTVAHATPSEFAFNSGNRNADVSGLPTKFHYVKIGGLKEKTTYYYMVESNGVSTNVNDKGELLKFTTPVGWYDFSVRTYQYVFGGMDFLDANVYNNEARPFDSLTLRLYFTAKPEQVEKCATLIDSDICQAYDEAGFNKPCENDRELRDLLRAALPVRLDDTYNPKDGTYSYYFPAPLGSTTIKSQSRMRVDFGFSSGMSNDGYKTCETQRQPGKKRFTKESGDWSWSPHEFLVDGADYDGMPIEDKDYGDIDNEIAINQFITVYRKDEFIWGYSPSKQEMGTKRAHYEMSVEFDAPFNVSEGSYVELDQTSSTVYVKGHASITEQGYITKIWANGVQLKTTTQRIGDEILMYNTEGVIVAHYNVERGDGPIDSTGLWTLNIPVKMAIGSNKVDITLFAGPDPECEACSENGGCAFVNRNYYVQFSRGNMTASALTIKDMAGNPVASPADPNNTSFNIFLVDRDKANYSGALNVLVINNKKSDTLKVAMGEDPNSPGSFTSKFTVNAVSVAKNQRKGDQISFFAGDTIQVIYLDPDDDEDVSKQSFYAEATYPTPLKVLAQDTDCDNVADQLLVQFSSELDDNVQFQSIRFYINGMSDTMDVSLAGIKTSGERDVVIKIPAGIVIPETAAPTGVAELFLKADGEISKERLAISDGILPQLISVTLLENPDRQYPEDTLMVGFNEPVLLASNTVWPIEVQGVTGAVINVVGKATTSNNGKSWMFAVTGNTDGQILKEGAFVHMLANMATDNAFNALDPVSACYNVQIAETPRPVAITLAEMRDLQGDGYPDELYMKFEKQLREKDMLDSFVVVWGLNATTVSFKPSSWTHTVEEQTRDEEIIDKDSSSATYGQVIGTQPVTETVSVILIQMDATNGFPKGATSGPNDGIGGRVTPRLGPEGGFFDTHYSIVDKCPPIILSAIKENRGDNAYLSVKMSEPLNSSKDMLTSYIERKRTGNVPANAFLNPLGVIDADSRYTFSYKDDADDAIRVGDQIRLVYAGQDPAPRFSDKTGNFATDQNPWVSVSGNSSEKTRFIVTMNQNIGNEADVQPSMVPLQFQDYPFVLTVANSEGNRTYLENHNGSWSVGNVTSAMPTSFTSPVFNITVVIPSASLTGNTKPYFYDYEMNIAADVYDNLGQFINNQKIKINAASFNVLRNYINENGEIRLSLEWVAKDGEAPVSVDGRKIGTGPYIAKFDFKATSYCTETVDGKLRDDGLSCTQGVRKKETDSKTRTFGFKRSKRR from the coding sequence GTGCCGTTGAAGAAGAATCTTGCAGCCGTTTTGATGGCAGCCACGACAATTGTGGCAGCCGCTACTCAAGAGCAGCCCACTCCTTATGATCTGATAAGACCTGTCTGGCCTTTGACTTGGGACGAATCCGTCTTTGACCGTTATGATACTACGGTAACCACAAAGCATAACATGGTGCCCAAGAAGCGTACCCCGGCATCTTTCTTGCCAAACACCTTCATTCCGGACACACTGAACCAGGCCTATCTTGATGCCATGAACGTCAAGATGTCTCCCATCCGTGTAAACCAGGCTGGTTACATGGAAAGCGACATGGAACGCCAGTTCTATTATGTGGGATCCGCCACCACGTTCGAAATCGTGGACATTGACGGTAATTCTCTTTCACCAAAAGTTACTGGCAACTTTAAGTCATCTGGTCAGAGCATTTCTTCCGACTGGACCATTATTGCGGGTACCAACGCAGCAACCAACGACCAGAAGCGCTACCAGGTCGACATCACCGGTCAATCGGGCATGGTCCAAATAGGCAACATCCCGACAGCAGGACTTGCTACCGACACCCGTTACCGCATCAAAGTAGGAAACGATATTTCCAGCACCTTTATTATTAGTAACCGCGTTTATTCCATGGTCCGCTCCGCTGCGCTGAGATTCTACGGAATCAACCGTAGTGGTAACGGAGAATCCTGGTTCCATGGTCCCAGCCACACCTTGGACGGAGGCGGTCCCGTTGTAACCGGTGCGGATGATGTCCGCGGTCCCTTCAACCAGTCTCTGGCAGGAACTCTGGAAGGCGGTTATTACGACTGCGGTGACCACCTGAAGGAATCCCAAACCCAGATGTACGCTTTCATGGTGGCAGCCGTCATGGCAGCCGCCAATCCCGACGCTGACGAAGACGTTTATGCCTACAACCAGGGAGAAACCGTTAATACCGACGGTATTCCCGATATGCTCCGCGAAGCCAAACACGGTGCGGATTTCGTTCTCCGTGCCTACAATCGAGCCAAGGGTGTCATTGACGACATGGCCCTTTCTGTAGGTAACTTTGGTTCCGACCACGGCTGGTGGGGCCGTCCTGAAAACCAAGACAAGCTTCCTATTGATAATTCTGCAGCGGCAACGGACCGTGGCGGCCCGTCGTCCAGAACCGTCCGTCTTGGAGAAATCGGCGCAAACATCGGTGGTGAAACCGCCGCAGGTCTTGCAATTCTCTCCAAGAACTACCGCGAATTCGACGCTGCATTTGCCGATTCCTGCTTGATGGTCGCCGAAAAGATGTACGACTTTGCCAAGGCTCTTGCAACAGGCAAGTCCACCTATGACGGTGGTAAACCCTTTGTAAACAACAAGGAAGCCGCCGGTTGGAGCTCTCCCGCCTATAACGGCAACAACGAATACTTCGACGACATGGCACTTGCTTCTGTAGCCCTCTGGTATGCTACCGGCAAGAAGGAATACGCAGACGACGCCATCCGTTCCCGCACCCTTGGAACCACCGTTCCCCAGTCCTTTATGGAGAACTGCGTAGGCTGCTTTGAAGGAGGCTGGTTCGTAACCGACAATAAGGGCTTCTTGAAGAACCACAAGAATACCAGCTGGGCAAACGCCTATGCTTATGCAACCTATGCACTCTATAAGTTGATTCTCGCAGACAAGAACAAGGCTCTGACCGAATACGGACTCACCGAAAAGGAATGGCAGGATGCTATTGAAGACTGTGTCATGAGCATGATCCACAATCTGAACGACGTCAGCGCCGGTACAGCGACAATTACCCTCCCCAGCAAGGATCCTGCAAACTACATGGTCCAGAGTATTGGCTGGAAGGGCAACTCCGTGAGCTATGACCCGCTGTGGTACTCCATGCAGACGGACCAGACCTGGATTTACAACCGTTACCAGGCAGGTAACATCTTTGAAGTTCTCGCTTATGCAGACGTAGCAAAAGACATCCAGGAGAAAGGCATAGTCCTTCCGAATCTGGGTTCTCCCGACTGGAAGGCAGACGAAATGCACCAGTTGGGTATCAACCAGCTGAATTACCTCCTCGGTGTGAACCCCTGGGATGTATCCTACATTTTGGGCATTGGCGATAAGAACGATAACCATCCCCACCATCGTGCAGCCAACCCGGAAGGAAAGAATCAGCCCGGCGCAAACTACAAGTACAATCCTCCAGTAGGCGCTCTCTACGGTGGTGTCACTCCGGGTCTTACCAACTCCATGGTTCCCGACAACAAGAGCTGGGAAGACTACCACAAGTCAGAAACCTGTATCGACGCAGCAGCAACTTTGGTTAGCTCCGGCGCTCTTGCCGCAGCCAAGTTTGACCGAACCGAAGCCCCCAAGGTGAACGTGGAAATCCGCCATGTAAGCATGGACTCCGCCATTGTCATGGTAAAGCTTTCCAACCGCGGAACAGCAACGATTGTCTATGGTACAGCTGAAGGCTCCTACACCATGACAGCTTCCGATGACGAAAAGGGAATGCAGCACGAAATCATTCTGCGAGGTCTCGATAACGGAACCACCTATTACTTCTACGCCATTGGCGTTAATGCATACGTAGAAACCAACTACACAGAAAAGTTCATGGTGGATAGCACTAAGGCTCCTTACACCTTTACCACGCTGAACACTGTTGAAGCAGCAGAAATCAACAATGTAACTGTCTGTAACCTTCAGGGTGACAGTGCCGAAATTATGTGGTACACTCCCAACGGCGAATACGAATCCAAGATTTACTGGGATACCGTAGCTCATGCCACCCCAAGTGAATTCGCTTTCAATTCTGGAAACCGCAATGCAGATGTTTCTGGATTGCCCACCAAGTTCCATTATGTAAAGATTGGCGGCCTTAAGGAAAAAACTACCTACTACTACATGGTAGAAAGTAACGGTGTTTCCACCAACGTAAACGACAAGGGCGAACTGCTGAAGTTCACCACCCCCGTGGGCTGGTACGACTTTAGCGTCCGTACCTACCAGTACGTATTTGGTGGAATGGACTTCCTGGATGCAAATGTCTATAACAACGAAGCCCGTCCCTTTGACAGCTTGACCTTGCGTCTGTACTTTACTGCTAAACCAGAGCAGGTCGAAAAGTGTGCCACATTGATTGACTCCGACATCTGCCAAGCTTACGACGAAGCAGGCTTCAATAAGCCCTGCGAAAATGACCGTGAACTTCGCGACCTGCTGAGAGCCGCCCTGCCGGTCCGTTTGGACGACACCTACAATCCCAAGGACGGAACGTACTCCTACTACTTCCCGGCCCCCCTCGGTTCAACAACCATCAAGTCCCAGTCCCGTATGCGTGTTGACTTCGGATTCTCTTCAGGTATGTCCAACGATGGTTACAAGACTTGCGAGACCCAGCGTCAGCCGGGTAAGAAACGCTTTACCAAGGAATCTGGCGACTGGTCCTGGTCACCCCATGAATTCCTGGTTGACGGAGCAGACTACGACGGTATGCCCATCGAAGACAAGGACTACGGTGATATCGACAATGAAATTGCAATTAACCAGTTCATTACCGTTTACCGCAAGGACGAATTCATTTGGGGATATAGCCCCTCCAAGCAGGAAATGGGCACCAAGCGCGCCCACTACGAAATGAGCGTGGAATTCGACGCACCGTTTAATGTTTCCGAAGGAAGTTACGTCGAGCTGGACCAGACCAGCAGTACCGTATACGTAAAGGGCCATGCCTCTATTACGGAACAGGGTTACATCACCAAGATTTGGGCTAACGGCGTTCAGCTAAAGACCACCACCCAGCGCATTGGTGACGAAATTCTCATGTACAACACAGAAGGCGTTATTGTCGCCCACTACAATGTAGAACGCGGTGACGGTCCCATTGACTCTACCGGCCTCTGGACTTTGAATATTCCTGTGAAGATGGCTATTGGCAGCAACAAGGTGGACATCACCCTGTTTGCCGGTCCGGATCCGGAATGCGAAGCCTGTTCGGAAAACGGTGGCTGCGCCTTCGTGAACCGTAACTACTATGTACAGTTCTCTCGTGGAAACATGACCGCATCAGCCTTGACCATCAAGGACATGGCAGGTAACCCTGTTGCAAGTCCCGCAGATCCGAACAACACAAGCTTCAACATCTTCCTCGTCGATAGGGACAAGGCTAATTACAGCGGAGCACTCAACGTCCTGGTCATCAACAACAAGAAGAGCGACACTCTGAAAGTTGCCATGGGTGAAGACCCCAATAGTCCGGGTTCCTTCACCAGCAAGTTCACCGTGAATGCAGTATCCGTTGCAAAGAACCAGCGTAAGGGAGACCAGATTTCCTTCTTCGCAGGCGATACCATCCAGGTCATCTACCTGGATCCGGATGACGATGAAGACGTTTCCAAGCAAAGCTTCTACGCTGAAGCCACCTACCCCACTCCGCTGAAGGTCCTGGCACAGGACACCGACTGCGATAACGTGGCAGACCAGTTGCTGGTGCAGTTCTCCAGCGAATTGGACGATAACGTTCAGTTCCAGAGCATACGTTTCTACATTAACGGCATGTCCGATACCATGGACGTTTCCCTCGCCGGAATCAAAACCTCCGGAGAAAGAGACGTGGTGATAAAGATCCCTGCAGGAATTGTCATCCCCGAAACCGCAGCACCCACTGGTGTAGCAGAGCTCTTCCTGAAAGCCGATGGCGAAATCAGCAAGGAGCGTCTGGCCATTAGCGATGGCATTCTTCCCCAGCTGATCAGTGTCACCCTTCTGGAAAATCCGGACCGTCAGTATCCTGAAGATACCTTGATGGTAGGCTTCAACGAGCCGGTCCTGCTGGCTTCTAACACGGTATGGCCCATTGAAGTTCAGGGTGTTACTGGGGCAGTTATCAACGTCGTCGGCAAGGCTACCACCTCTAACAATGGCAAGAGCTGGATGTTTGCTGTTACCGGGAACACCGACGGACAAATTCTGAAGGAAGGTGCCTTTGTTCATATGTTGGCCAATATGGCTACCGACAATGCATTCAACGCTCTTGATCCTGTAAGTGCCTGTTATAATGTGCAGATTGCCGAAACCCCCAGACCTGTGGCCATCACCTTGGCAGAAATGCGAGACCTGCAGGGAGATGGTTATCCGGATGAACTTTACATGAAGTTCGAAAAGCAGCTTCGTGAAAAGGACATGCTGGACAGTTTCGTGGTCGTATGGGGCCTGAACGCAACAACAGTAAGCTTTAAGCCCAGCTCCTGGACTCACACCGTTGAAGAACAGACCCGTGACGAAGAAATCATCGACAAGGATTCCTCCAGCGCAACCTACGGCCAGGTCATCGGAACTCAACCTGTTACAGAAACCGTTTCCGTCATTTTAATCCAGATGGATGCCACCAACGGATTCCCCAAGGGAGCTACCAGTGGACCTAACGATGGTATCGGCGGCCGAGTGACTCCGCGTCTGGGACCGGAAGGTGGATTCTTCGACACCCACTATTCTATCGTCGACAAGTGTCCGCCCATTATTCTGAGCGCCATCAAGGAAAATCGCGGCGACAACGCATACCTTTCTGTAAAAATGTCCGAACCGCTGAATTCAAGCAAGGATATGCTCACCAGCTATATCGAACGTAAGCGTACCGGCAATGTCCCTGCCAACGCCTTCCTGAATCCTTTAGGCGTTATTGACGCCGATAGTAGGTACACGTTCTCCTATAAGGATGACGCCGATGACGCAATCCGTGTCGGTGACCAGATCAGGCTCGTTTATGCAGGCCAGGACCCAGCACCTCGTTTCAGCGACAAGACTGGTAACTTTGCAACGGATCAGAACCCCTGGGTCTCTGTATCGGGTAATTCTTCTGAAAAGACCCGCTTTATCGTGACCATGAATCAAAACATTGGAAACGAGGCAGATGTACAACCCTCCATGGTACCGCTCCAGTTCCAGGACTATCCTTTTGTCTTGACCGTCGCCAACAGCGAAGGCAACCGTACGTACCTGGAAAATCACAATGGATCCTGGTCCGTAGGTAACGTAACCTCCGCCATGCCGACTAGTTTCACAAGCCCGGTATTCAACATTACCGTCGTGATTCCGTCGGCAAGCTTGACAGGTAACACAAAGCCGTACTTCTACGATTACGAGATGAACATTGCCGCCGATGTCTATGACAATCTAGGCCAGTTCATCAACAATCAAAAAATCAAGATTAACGCGGCAAGTTTCAACGTCCTCCGTAATTACATCAACGAGAACGGCGAAATCAGGCTGAGCCTGGAATGGGTTGCAAAGGATGGCGAAGCCCCTGTATCCGTTGACGGTAGAAAAATCGGTACCGGTCCCTATATCGCCAAGTTTGATTTCAAGGCAACCTCCTACTGCACCGAAACCGTAGATGGCAAGCTTCGTGACGACGGTCTCAGCTGCACTCAGGGCGTACGCAAGAAGGAAACTGACTCCAAGACAAGGACCTTCGGCTTTAAGAGATCCAAGAGACGTTAA